One Echeneis naucrates chromosome 16, fEcheNa1.1, whole genome shotgun sequence DNA window includes the following coding sequences:
- the LOC115056801 gene encoding leucine-rich repeat-containing protein 4C-like: MLNKMTSSQKQQMMRGPRWNRALSDPLFVLLLALQLLVVAGLVRAQTCPSVCSCSNQFSKVICTRRSLRDVPDGISTNTRYLNLQENLIQVIKVDSFKHLRHLEILQLSKNHIRKIELGAFNGLASLNTLELFDNRLTTIPNGAFEYLSKLKELWLRNNPIESIPSYAFNRVPSLRRLDLGELKRLSYISEGAFEGLSNLRYLNLGMCNLKEIPNLIPLVKLDELEMSGNQLSVIRPGSFKGLIHLQKLWMMHAQIQTIERNSFDDLQSLVELNLAHNNLTLLPHDLFTPLHHLERVHLHHNPWNCNCDILWLSWWLKEMVPANTSCCARCSSPAHHKGRYIGELDQNYFHCFAPVIVEPPADLNVTEGSAAELKCRASTLTSVSWITPNGSIMTHGAYKVRISVLNDGTLNFTNVTMQDTGTYTCMVSNSAGNTTASAMLNVSSTENSSFSYFTTVTVETIETPHIEGLTTTVQQKVGPTPSVGTWETISPTSTTTTTFRTPLSTRATEKTYTIPVTDALGDETRNSLDEVMKTTKIIIGCFVAITLMAAVMLIIFYKMRKQHHQQNHHAPTRTIEIINVDEDCVTGGPGMEGHLTLPPLEHEHLNHYNTYKTAYNHASTINSIHSSAHEPLLIRASSKDNVQETQI, encoded by the coding sequence ATGTTAAACAAGATGACCTCCTCTCAGAAGCAGCAGATGATGAGAGGTCCTAGGTGGAACCGGGCCTTGTCCGACCCTTTGTTCGTGCTGCTTCTGGCCCTCCAGCTTCTGGTGGTGGCAGGGCTGGTACGTGCTCAGACGTGCCCCTCCGTCTGCTCCTGTAGTAACCAGTTCAGCAAAGTCATCTGCACCCGCCGAAGCCTGCGGGACGTCCCCGATGGCATCTCCACCAACACCCGCTACCTGAATCTGCAAGAGAATCTCATTCAGGTCATAAAGGTGGACAGTTTCAAGCACCTAAGACATCTGGAGATCCTGCAGCTGAGCAAAAACCACATACGAAAAATTGAGCTGGGTGCCTTCAATGGGCTAGCCAGCCTCAATACCTTGGAGCTTTTCGATAACCGCCTCACCACCATCCCAAACGGGGCTTTTGAGTACCTGTCCAAACTAAAAGAGCTTTGGTTGAGGAATAATCCCATTGAGAGTATTCCTTCCTATGCTTTTAACAGAGTGCCCTCATTACGGCGGTTGGACCTTGGGGAGCTCAAACGGCTCTCTTACATATCTGAGGGGGCTTTTGAAGGGCTGAGCAATCTGCGCTACTTAAATCTGGGAATGTGCAATCTGAAGGAAATTCCAAACCTTATTCCCCTGGTGAAGCTGGATGAACTGGAGATGTCGGGGAACCAGCTATCTGTCATCCGGCCCGGCTCCTTTAAAGGGCTCATCCATTTGCAAAAACTCTGGATGATGCATGCCCAGATTCAGACCATAGAGAGGAACTCTTTTGATGACTTGCAGTCTCTCGTGGAACTCAATCTAGCTCACAACAATCTTACCCTGTTGCCCCATGATCTCTTCACTCCTTTGCACCACCTGGAGAGGGTGCACTTGCACCATAACCCGTGGAATTGTAACTGTGACATCCTCTGGCTAAGCTGGTGGCTTAAGGAAATGGTGCCAGCGAACACCAGCTGCTGCGCCCGGTGCAGCTCACCAGCCCACCATAAGGGACGTTACATTGGCGAGCTGGACCAGAACTACTTTCACTGTTTTGCTCCTGTTATTGTGGAGCCTCCTGCAGACTTAAACGTGACAGAGGGAAGTGCTGCAGAGCTAAAATGCAGAGCCAGCACTTTGACCTCAGTGAGCTGGATTACGCCCAACGGTTCAATCATGACACACGGTGCATACAAGGTTAGAATCTCTGTGCTGAATGACGGCACTCTGAACTTCACTAACGTCACCATGCAGGACACAGGCACATATACGTGTATGGTCAGTAATTCTGCAGGTAACACAACAGCATCGGCAATGCTCAACGTGTCCTCCACTGagaacagcagcttcagctacTTCACCACAGTGACGGTGGAAACCATAGAAACGCCACACATCGAAGGCCTCACCACGACCGTGCAGCAGAAGGTGGGCCCCACACCGTCTGTCGGAACATGGGAGACCATTTCGCCCACctccacaaccaccaccacattTCGGACCCCGCTCTCCACCCGTGCCACAGAGAAGACTTACACGATCCCTGTCACAGATGCACTCGGGGACGAAACGCGAAACAGCTTGGACGAGGTGATGAAGACAACCAAGATCATAATCGGCTGCTTCGTCGCAATCACGCTCATGGCAGCCGTCATGCTCATTATCTTCTACAAGATGCGCAAACAGCACCACCAGCAGAACCACCACGCACCCACACGTACGATCGAGATCATTAACGTGGACGAGGACTGCGTAACAGGAGGCCCAGGCATGGAGGGCCACCTGACGCTTCCTCCTCTTGAGCATGAGCATCTCAACCACTATAACACCTACAAGACTGCGTACAACCATGCCTCCACCATCAACTCCATACACAGCTCAGCGCACGAACCTTTGTTAATCCGGGCAAGTTCGAAAGACAATGTGCAAGAGACCCAAAtctaa